GGGAGTACCTCCGCTCGGATGTTGGCTACCCGAAAAATTTTGTGCGTCAATACAAATAGATGCAGGATCAATAAGTTCTAAACTGTATCCCCCTTTTTTTTTGACGTTATCTTTATACCACGTGTCTGAATATTGCACTTTATGAATAAGTGTGCCTTCCTGATTGGTCAGACTTAACGATCCATTGTCGTTTCTCAGCGTAGGCCAGGGAGAAATACCTATAGTTCTGCCATACTCCTTATACTCCAAAGTATCGCTTTTTGCGCATATGATAAGATGTTCTTCTGGTAAGATATAATCATCACCAAAAATGTAATTGGTCGTCGAGTTAGAATATTTAAAACCTTTTAATGATAATTTTTCAGTAGTGGTATTAAGCAGTTCTATAAACTCGGCCTTCGGCAGATCAACCTGTGGGTTCGGATTTGCAAAAATCTCATTTATTAATATATCATTATACTTTGTTAGATAGGGCTTGTTATAAGTAAAGGATATGATTAAAGGCTTTGAATTCAAATTTCCAGCTAAATCGCGAATCTTATCAACTGTTAATTGATACAAAGCACTTTCGAAATCTTTGTCATATTCTACAAGGATACTTTTTGAATAAGTTGTTACGCTTTTTATTGCGCCACTAAACGGTTTTATATGGAAGTTCTTATTTAAATCGATATCATTTGTTCTGATATCCTCAGTAAATGAAATTGTTAATTTGTTTTTTGCAATATGTGCAGACTCTATTTCCGGTAGTTCTATTTCTTTTATTGAAAAATTGCTAAAGAAATGCTTTTTATGAAAAGAGGCTGTTGATTGTTGGATATAAATACCAAACCAATTGCTGGTTGAATATTGCTTGTCTATAACCTTTCCTTCAGATTGATATAGATTGCCCGTTTGAGATTTATCCCATTCCAGTGTGAATTCTCCCAGACTATTTCTGGTAACTCTTATCCTGAGGGGATTATTACTGGAACTGGATACAGTCCCACTTTGGCCTGTTAAAAGTTTAATTGAATTTGCTAAAAGACCATTTCGTTTAAAAAGGGAAATTTCTTTTCCGGTATTTCCAACCCTTACAAAATAACCATTCACATGGGTGCTACCACTCAGGTTTTCTGAGTCACTAATCAAATAAATATCAGCGTAATTATTCCCAGATACCGAAAACTTTAGATTACAATCAAACTCCCACACCGTATTTAAAGCCAGACTATTTGCGGTTGCTAAAAAGAAATTTGTGTTGGGCAGGTCGGAATTGGATTTTAAAGAACCATTTTCAACAACAAAGTTTTCCTGTGCGTTGGGACCAACCCAGGCAGGATTTGTAGTAAAATTACCATCATCGAATTTATCATTTAATTGTGAAAAAGCGTTTTTGTGTAACAAAAGCATTAAAAAAAGTAAAAACTTTCTCATATTTGGCCATATTTAGAATAAATATAATATTTAAAAATTAATTAATTAAAGAGAAAAAAATGAAAGTTGCAGTTGTAGGCGCTACCGGTCTTGTTGGAACGGAGATGTTAAAAGTTTTAGCAGAGCGCAATTTCCCGGTTACAGAATTGATTCCTGTTGCTTCTGAAAAAAGTAAGGGTAAGGAAATTGATTTCAAGGGAAAGAAATACAAGGTTGTAACTGTTGAAGAAGCCATCGAAATGGTTCCAGAGGTGGCTTTGTTCTCTGCCGGAGGAAGCACTTCCCTAGAACAAGCGCCTAAGTTTGCCGCTAAAGGTACTGTAGTTATCGATAATTCTTCTGCATGGAGAATGGATCCGTCTAAAAAATTGGTAGTTCCAGAAGTAAATGCATCTGTGTTAACTAAAGAAGATAAAATCATCGCAAATCCAAATTGTTCTACTATCCAAATGGTAGTAGCTTTAAAACCTTTGCATGATGAATATAAAATCAAAAGAGTTGTAGTTTCAACTTACCAATCAGTTACTGGAACAGGAGTAAAAGCTGTCAACCAGTTAATGAATGAGCGTAAAGGAATTACCGATGGAGAAATGGCATATGCTTATCCGATTGATTTAAATGTTATTCCTCAGATAGATGTTTTCCAGGACAATGGATATACAAAAGAGGAAATGAAAATGATTTTGGAGACTAAAAAAATTATGGGCGATGACAGTATTAAAGTTACAGCAACTACTGTTAGAATTCCTGTAATGGGTGGACACTCAGAGTCTATCAATATCGAATTTGAAAATGATTTCGACTTAGCAAAGGTTCGCGAGTTATTGGCTGCAACTCCTGGAGTTATTGTAGTTGACGATCCGGCAAATGCAAAATATCCAATGCCAATGGATGCGCATGGTAAAGATGAGATTTTAGTTGGACGTATCCGTCGTGATGAATCTCAGGACAATACATTAAATATGTGGTGTGTGGCAGATAACCTTAGAAAAGGTGCGGCTACAAATACGGTTCAAATCGCAGAGGCTTTAGTAGCGCAAAATTTAATCGGTTAGTAATTCCGTTATAAATAGAAAAGAGGCTGTATCAAAAGTCAATTTTACTAGATTGATACCAAATAAAATTTCGACGCTTTATTAGATTTAGCGAAAAAGGATCAAATCTCTGATGAGTTTTGATCCTTTTTTCATGGTTTCTGTAATTAAAAGCTGTCCTGCCAAATTTAATTCTGATTTGAAATTGTGAATTTCATTTATGAGACAGCCTCCTTTTTGTGTTTATATATTCTAAATTAAGTTGTAGCGGCCAGCCAGCTTTGTACGAGAGAAGTTATTTTTCCCTTATTTAACTCTATATCATTAATGTCCTTTAATGTCAGTACGGCCCGGTCGTTACTTTTCCAATCCAATAATCCAAAATCGTTAGCTAGTAGTTTTTCCTCTGGTTGAGCTTGTGTTTTAGCTCCACGATGAAATATAATTTGAATCTGATTTGGAGGGTATAGCTTCATTGTTATTCTATCTGCATCTTTTATGTGATAGTTGGGTGCATTCCATTTCATATTCTCCTCCAAATTTTCGTTTGCGTTCAGAATGATATAACGTAAATTTTGAATTTCATTCCTCAGGGGAAGATCTAAACGATCCATATTTTCGCTTACTTCATTATTTATTCGATTATCCATAATCTTTAATTTACGACGACCTGTTTTTCTATAAAAGTATCCTTAGCTGATTTAAATTTAAAGTTATAAGTTCCGGCTTGTTTAGGAACAAAAACATAATCTTCCTCAAAACTAATAAAAGCTTGTGTGCAAACGCAACCTCTGTTTTGTCCCTTGGCAATAACCTCGATAGTATTTTCAGTTCTCTTTTCATTAAACCGGGAAAAATTTCCGCATCCGTTATGATAACTAAGTTTAACTTTAAAGGTCAAAGGGGTATTAACGGTGCCAGAACTTGTTACAGATACATCTGTGGTAAGAAGTTCTATATCATAAATACAATCTCTCTCTTCGTCCTTTGAACAACAGGAACTAATAAGGAGGCAAATAAGGATAATAACAAATGTGTTTTTCATATCTGATTTTAGAGTTACTAGTTTAAGATAACTTGTTTTTGAATGTAAGTGTCGCCAGAAGACTTAAATTTGAAAGTATATGTTCCGGCCGTCTTAGGTATGAAAGTATAGTCCTTTTTAAGAGTAAATGCTATATCTGTACATATACAACCCATATTCATTCCCTTGGTT
This genomic interval from Pseudopedobacter saltans DSM 12145 contains the following:
- a CDS encoding lamin tail domain-containing protein, encoding MRKFLLFLMLLLHKNAFSQLNDKFDDGNFTTNPAWVGPNAQENFVVENGSLKSNSDLPNTNFFLATANSLALNTVWEFDCNLKFSVSGNNYADIYLISDSENLSGSTHVNGYFVRVGNTGKEISLFKRNGLLANSIKLLTGQSGTVSSSSNNPLRIRVTRNSLGEFTLEWDKSQTGNLYQSEGKVIDKQYSTSNWFGIYIQQSTASFHKKHFFSNFSIKEIELPEIESAHIAKNKLTISFTEDIRTNDIDLNKNFHIKPFSGAIKSVTTYSKSILVEYDKDFESALYQLTVDKIRDLAGNLNSKPLIISFTYNKPYLTKYNDILINEIFANPNPQVDLPKAEFIELLNTTTEKLSLKGFKYSNSTTNYIFGDDYILPEEHLIICAKSDTLEYKEYGRTIGISPWPTLRNDNGSLSLTNQEGTLIHKVQYSDTWYKDNVKKKGGYSLELIDPASICIDAQNFSGSQHPSGGTPGKSNSIYKSNISSAPLSLSSLFFKDDSTVVLVFNKAIDSLKAISADNYISKIGKPDLVKVVAPEFSSVELIYKNGLVRGQSFLMKSLEICDCGVTKLTNLESELIVPSNPQKGKILINEILFNPRAGGKEFVELYNHSDETFDFRELFIAGANAKDSVINIKTISANTMLFKPGTYWVITTDPENIQLEYFTTNPDNFIKVSALPSFNNDKGTVVLLDKDKNRIDQLNYDRNMHFALLKEEKGVSLERTFFNEDTNKPGNFRSATASVGFSTPAYKNSQNMAQNATSSDGIALSTKVLSPDNDGTNDLLSINYQLDQNNYVANVSVYNDEGRLIKKIINNEAVSSSGTWLWDGFDLTQNRVKTGIYILHAELFDLFGKRKNYKTAFSVVSRQ
- a CDS encoding aspartate-semialdehyde dehydrogenase; protein product: MKVAVVGATGLVGTEMLKVLAERNFPVTELIPVASEKSKGKEIDFKGKKYKVVTVEEAIEMVPEVALFSAGGSTSLEQAPKFAAKGTVVIDNSSAWRMDPSKKLVVPEVNASVLTKEDKIIANPNCSTIQMVVALKPLHDEYKIKRVVVSTYQSVTGTGVKAVNQLMNERKGITDGEMAYAYPIDLNVIPQIDVFQDNGYTKEEMKMILETKKIMGDDSIKVTATTVRIPVMGGHSESINIEFENDFDLAKVRELLAATPGVIVVDDPANAKYPMPMDAHGKDEILVGRIRRDESQDNTLNMWCVADNLRKGAATNTVQIAEALVAQNLIG
- a CDS encoding DUF1801 domain-containing protein, whose translation is MDNRINNEVSENMDRLDLPLRNEIQNLRYIILNANENLEENMKWNAPNYHIKDADRITMKLYPPNQIQIIFHRGAKTQAQPEEKLLANDFGLLDWKSNDRAVLTLKDINDIELNKGKITSLVQSWLAATT